From Nomascus leucogenys isolate Asia chromosome 15, Asia_NLE_v1, whole genome shotgun sequence, a single genomic window includes:
- the C15H11orf52 gene encoding uncharacterized protein C11orf52 homolog — MGNRVCCGGSWSCPSTFQKKKKTGSQARRTLKPQPQQLQQNRPKGYETTGHTYERVLQQQGSQERSPGLMSEDSNLHYADIQVCSRPHAREVKHVHLENATEYATLRFPQATPRYDSKNGTLV; from the exons GAGCTGCCCATCAActttccagaagaaaaagaaaacag GAAGCCAAGCAAGACGGACACTGAAGCCGCAGCCACAACAGCTGCAGCAGAATCGCCCAAAG GGCTATGAAACAACAGGACATACGTATGAGCGGGTGTTACAGCAGCAAGGGTCTCAAGAGAGGAGTCCAGGCCTCATGTCGGAAGACAGCAACTTACATTATGCTGACATTCAAGTCTGCAGCCGTCCCCATGCCCGGGAAGTGAAACACGTGCATTTAGAAAACGCTACAGAGTATGCGACCCTTCGCTTCCCCCAGGCCACACCTCGCTATGACAGCAAGAACGGGACCCTGGTGTGA